The Amycolatopsis sp. DG1A-15b genome contains the following window.
GCGCACCGCGGCCGGGCTCTTGCCGACGGCTTCGGCGATCTCGTCGTAGCCCAGGTCGAACACCTCGCGCAGCACGAACACCGCCCGCTCGGCCGGCCCGAGCGTCTCCAGCACCAGCAGCATCGCCATCGAAACGCTGTCGGCCAGCTCGACGTCCTCGGCGACGTCGGGCGTGGTCAGCAGCGGCTCGGGCAGCCACGGCCCGACGTAGGACTCCTTGCGCCTGCCGAGCGCCCGCAGCCGCATCAGCGCCTGCCGGGTGGTGATCCGGACCAGGTACGCCCGCCGGTCCCGCACCGCGGCGAGGTCCACCCCCACCCACCGCAGCCACGTTTCCTGCAGGACGTCTTCGGCGTCGGCGGCCGAGCCGAGCAGCTGGTAGGCGACGGTGAACAGCAGGTTGCGGTGGGCGAGGAAGGCCTCGGTGGCGGGGTCGGCCATGGGTGGCGCCTCTTTCGGTCGCGGGTTTCCCCTCCAGATGCCGCACGCCGTCGCGGTGTGACAGTGATCGTCGTCACCCG
Protein-coding sequences here:
- a CDS encoding RNA polymerase sigma-70 factor encodes the protein MADPATEAFLAHRNLLFTVAYQLLGSAADAEDVLQETWLRWVGVDLAAVRDRRAYLVRITTRQALMRLRALGRRKESYVGPWLPEPLLTTPDVAEDVELADSVSMAMLLVLETLGPAERAVFVLREVFDLGYDEIAEAVGKSPAAVRQIAHRARSHVAARRPRGAVSPAATRDALEAFRRAAETGDLRDLLDVLAPDVVFLGDGGGVVQATPAPVTGAADVARLLTAGLGNLAVGTLEAAQVNGYPALILRRGGEVDTVVAVRVDDGLVTGLYAVRNPEKLARLDEATALCR